A genome region from Thiohalophilus sp. includes the following:
- the rplU gene encoding 50S ribosomal protein L21, with product MYAVIETGGKQYRVEQGQKIKVEKLNAEQGASVDIDKVLMIADGEDFKVGKPYVEGGKVTATVASHGRGKKVMIIKFRRRKHSRKTQGHRQDYTELEITGISG from the coding sequence ATGTACGCGGTTATCGAAACCGGTGGCAAGCAGTACCGGGTAGAACAGGGCCAGAAAATCAAGGTCGAGAAGCTCAACGCCGAGCAGGGCGCCAGCGTGGATATCGACAAGGTCCTGATGATCGCCGATGGCGAGGATTTCAAGGTCGGCAAGCCCTATGTCGAGGGCGGCAAGGTCACCGCCACCGTGGCCAGCCACGGCCGCGGTAAGAAGGTGATGATTATCAAATTCCGTCGCCGCAAACACAGCCGGAAAACCCAGGGCCACCGTCAGGACTATACGGAACTGGAAATCACCGGTATCAGCGGCTAA
- the rpmA gene encoding 50S ribosomal protein L27 — MAHKKAGGSTRNGRDSQSKRLGVKRYGGQVVKAGNILVRQRGTKVHPGVNVGKGGDDTLFAKTDGTVVFETKGPQQRKRVSIIPA; from the coding sequence ATGGCTCATAAGAAAGCAGGCGGTAGTACCCGTAACGGTCGCGATTCCCAGTCGAAGCGCCTTGGCGTCAAGCGCTATGGCGGTCAGGTGGTCAAGGCCGGTAACATCCTGGTTCGCCAGCGCGGCACCAAGGTTCACCCGGGCGTGAACGTGGGCAAGGGCGGCGACGATACCCTGTTTGCCAAGACCGACGGCACCGTGGTATTCGAGACCAAGGGACCCCAGCAACGCAAACGGGTGAGCATTATCCCG